The following is a genomic window from Tursiops truncatus isolate mTurTru1 chromosome 7, mTurTru1.mat.Y, whole genome shotgun sequence.
atttgCGTCTGTGCAATGTCACAGACTTAAGATCTAGTATTTTCTGTGATCTTTGCATCTGTTTTTTATGGATACACaccagaaatttaaattttttcttttgcccagattggcagagttttcttttttttattttgttttcttttttatattttttattgaagtatagttgatttataatgctgtgGTAGTTTTTGGTgaacaggaaagtgattcagttatatgtatttttttatttttcatattcttttccattatggtttactacaggatattgaatatagttccctgtgctatacagtaggaccttgttgtttacctattacgtacatagtagtttgtatttgctaaccccaaactcccaatccaccccttccccatccctctccccctttgcaaccacaagtctgttctctacgtctgtgagtctgtttctgtttcgtagataagttcatttgtgtcatattatggttccacagataagtgatatcatatggtatttgttattttctttctgacttcacttagtatgataatctctaggtccatccgtgtagctgcaaatggcattatttcattcttttttatggctgcatagtattccattgtatatatgtaccacatcttctttatccatttatctgtcaatggacgttttggttgcttccctgtcttgactattgtaaatattgctgctatgaacataggggtgcattcATCtttttgaataatagttgtgtccagatatatgtccaggagtgggattgctggatcatatggtagttctgtttttatttttctgaggaatctccgtATTGtcttccgtagtggctgcaccaacttatattcccaccaacagtgtaggagggttcccttttctccacaccctccctagcatttgttatttgtagacttttaatggtgaccattctgactgttgtgaggttggtacctcattgtagttttgatttgcatttctctaataattagcgacgttgagcatcttttcatgtgcctgttggcaatctttgtgttatctttggagaaatgtctatttaggtctactgcccatttcttgattgggtttttggttgttgttgttattgagttgtatgagctgtttgtatattttggaaattaagccattGTCGgtcgctttgtttgcaaatacttgctcccattccataggttgtcttttcattctgtttatggtttcctttgctgtgcaaaagcttgtaagttcgattagatctcatttgtttatttttgcttttatttctattgccttgggagactgacctaagaaaacattgctatctatgaattatgtcagagaatgttttgtctatgttctcttctaggagttttatatgtcatgtcttatatttgtctttaagccattttgagtctgtttttgtgtatggcatgagGGAGTGtactaacttcattgatttacatgagacAGTCCAGCTTTCCCGATACCACTccctgaagagactgtcttttctccattttatatccttggcAGAGTTTTCAATTAAGAAAGTTGCCAATTTTTACAATAAGCAAGAATCAAGGCCCTAAAATACTTTGCTCCACTTAATACTTTGGATTTGGCAGGACTCTCTAACAAATGCAGAAAAGTGTCAGAAACACTTTAAATAAGTTAAGGTTTATACTAAGGGCAACAAACAATTTTGTTGGGTTTCTTGAGCTGTGGTTACAACAAGAATATAAACACATAGGTATAAGATAGGTGCTTGAGAAAGAAAGTAATCCATTACTTAGCATCTTCTCTATGCATGGCCCCATGTTAAGCACTGGGAGATGTACGATGATGTATAAAACAACATTCTAAATTCATGTTGTGGGCTTTTTTTCTGAACCACAAAAACAGACTTGAATATTCAATATGTGACTGCCTCAAGTCCTTTGTAATATCATGCAGTGCAGGCAGAAGCCAATAGTCCCATCCCTCGCACCTGTTGTACCCTTGTATCTTTCCACCACTGACTGGTAGGTAACTCCTAAggattttctcttaaaaaaggcTTAACTGTTCACATTACATTAAATTGAAGCAGGTGAGAATTTATTTATCCTCGTATTTTATAGTAAGGGCTGTATGAGGAAAAGGCCATATTTACAAACATCTGTCTCTAGACGGCTAGTCTTCTTCATCTTTAAGcagcatggtagttctattcttgttttgttttgcacatGTGCTTTTCAGAAAAGACCGTAATTTGCTCTGTagtcttgatttccatttttttgggTGAGGTTGTTCAAGGTCGTCATGGCCCATATCCATCAATCGTGCCTGCTTCACAGATTTCCTTTGTCAGTAGCACGTATCAGTATGATGAATGGTTCAGGGTTCATATTCAGGAATCTGATTGGATAGCTGTCATTTCATTTGTTGCAACTgacaattcaaaaaaatattgataaagttGTCCATGAAAAGAGAGTAATGCAAGTCAGTTTTACTTATTATGAACGATAAAGCTTGGTAATTTGTGGGTAGAAATAGGTTCTATACTCCAGTGTATTTCCTGGGCCTGAGGGAAGGCGTTAACCCTTTTTAAGTGACTATACCACAGCATTAAGTGGTAGCTCTGTGATGTGAAAGAGTGAATATCATACTATGTTGAATGTTTCATCACTGGTGAATCAGGGTCCATGACCTCTTTAGTAAAACCTTacttttgttctgtttctaaCAGGGAGTagtaattatttacttatatttttaaaatatatgtatttattaattataaaattacttaattaaGAGGTGTGCTTTTTTTAAGAATGATAGATGCTTATTATTAAAGATAATATAAAGATTatcaaaaacttttcaaaaatccTCTGAAATACTACTgttaaagatgattttttaaaaaatatatttatttattttattttatttttggctgtgttgggtcttcattgctgtgagcgtgctttctctagttgtggcgagcgggggctacgcttcgttgtggtggcttctcctgctgcggagcacaggctccaggcgcgtgggcttcagtagttgtggctcgcaggctccagagcgcaggctcagcagctgtaccacacgggcccagctgctccgtagcatgtgggatcctcccagaccaaagctcaaacacatgtcccctgcattggcaggtggattcttaaccactgtgccacgagggaagccctaaagatgatccttgatcttagaggagatcTTAAGACAGAGGGGCATGGGGATGATGGAGTATTGAAATAGACTCAAGTGTTTTCAAGAAATTTAGTGAATGATAAAAGGTGTATtttaagtcaatttttttttttttgtcagttgtGTTGATATAgatgggttggtttttttttgaggaaaatcaGCTTGTTCTCAACTCACTCTTGATAGTTATGTAAACTTCAAACATATCAAAGATTTTTTTAcagtgaaattataaaattattatgattaaatatgttaatatttgaaaACCTTGGTTTTAGgaagtcttttaaaatgtgtcagaagtccagaaattaaaaaaggaaaaaaaactaaatttgacTGAATAAAGTAGAAAAACTTCAGTatagcagaaaacaaacaaaacactacaaaatcatagacaaaattaaaagagaaaacaaagtggGAGGAAATGACAGCACATAACAAAGTTAATTAgagtaatctataaaaataagaaactacAATAAAGAAATGCACATAGAGAAATACttcttcacagaagaggaaaaatcaataaacatatgCTTTCTTAATGTCCAAGGTATCAATAAGCATATActttattagtattttaaaaatccatagcaCATATTTTATTAGTATTCCAGGAAATTCCATTATAATCAACAAATGCAAAGGGTTTTATTGTCAATAAGCCCGTGAAACTTAGTTGTCTCATTTTTCCAGATTATGTGGTGTGTAGACAGCATGTAGTCTCTTTACCGATAGAAGGGATGGGATAAGACCAGCAGTGTCATGTATGATTCCAcagggaagtccaagaatatCTTGGGATTTTCTAGATTTTGCATATCAGAGAAAATGCTCTGTTTATATTAtgagatatatttataattttaatgcacAAATAAGTGAATATCAAAATTGTTCAAACTATAGTTTTTGAATACATTCTCATGGTGGACATTTATGCCTCAGCCACTATGAAACTCAGACTGTTATTGAAAAGaacctttccctctttctttacaCTGAATTCAGGCTCTTGTAGATCTTTCATAATTTCTGCTTTGAGATCAGGTGGTGCTGTTGTACTAAAGTTCCAGGTTTCTGTCAAAAAATCCCAAAGCAGGTCTCCATTTTCATTGCCATCAATAAAACAGTCAGATATGTCCATGGTAGACAGAAGGTCATAACACTCATACTTAATCCCCAACTTGTCCAGCATCTGCATGAGGTCAGATGACGTGACACACTGGCAGAGGTCATCCCGGGGTAAGTGAGATCCGTACTTTTTCCATAGCTTGTCCCAGCCACTGGTTCCTGTGCAACAGAACAAAATTCATGCTTTCAgctattcttcttttcctttacctACTCTGCCAACCAGTACACTAGATGCTTGGAATAGAGCagtcaatttaaaagaaagaaattcttgcCTTTGTGTAGCTCAGTTCAAGGAgtgaagggggtgggaggagagaaagttaaataagtaaataaatcataTATCAGATGGTGCAGAGTGCTAATGAAAAACAAATCAGAGCAAGGAATAAGGGGGATCAAAGAGTTGGATGGGTTGCTGTTTTATATCAGGTGGTCGCAGATAGTCTCTCTAATaatgtgacatttgagcagagacatgACAGCAATCCACACAGATATCAGAGAGAAGATTACTCCAGGTAGAGAGAAGAGCAACTGCAAGGGACCTGAAGCAGGAACAGGCTTGGCATGTTAAGAACTAGCCAGGAAGCCAGTGAGATTGGAATTGAGTGAACACAGGGGAGCGTGGAAGGAGAGGAGGTTGTATGGGTGATGGTGAGGAGTAGACTGGGTGCTAAATCATATGGAAAAAGATGAGAAGCCATTGTAGTGTGGTCTAATAGAACTTTCTGGACTCTTGGACATGTTCCATATTTGCGTTGTCCAGTATCGTAGCCAGTAACCACTTTATGGTTATGGAACATGTAAActgtggctagtgtgactaagGGAGTGAATTTTAAGTGTTACTTCATCTtgattcatttcactttcagtaGCCAACTGTGGCTTCCATATTGGACAACACAATATTAGAGTGACTTAACctgatttgcattttcataaGGTCACTCTGGCCACACAGATGGACTATTCTGTATTGAGAATAGACTATAGGGGCGTAAGGACAGATCAGGAAGAACAGTAAGAAAGCTACTGCAATAATCTGGGTGTTAGATGATGTTACGTTGCACCAGCAAGATTGGAGGTGATGAGAAGTGgttgaattttttatatattacactCCTAGATCCAATGCCATTTGCTAATGATTTGGATAttgttaacaataataatttggatagtgaaagaaagaaaagaatcagtgatGATCCCAGTCATTTTGGCCCAAGCatctgaaaagagaaaattgCCATTATTGGAAATGGGAAGAATGAGGGAGGAACATGTTTAAATGTGTTATCAGGCATCTGGTTTCGGAGACATAAGGTTGAGGTCCCCGTTGGACATTCAGGTGGTGATAGGAGGAAGGCAGTTGTTTATGTTAGTCTGGTTCAGAGGAAAGGGTCTAAGAgtaaaaattgaaatagaaagaaagagcacAGCAAATACAATGATAGTTTACCCAGACCAAAGATGGGGTGGCCTCTCATGTCTATACAATTACAGGATGCTGCCTTGGACAGCAACAACTAGGTTGAGTCCTAAAAATGTTGTCCCCAGCtttagaagatataacaacttaACAACACTGTTGTTAAGATGGGTTTATAGGTGCACGGGTTTATCTAGGTCAGAGAGGCAGAGCAAAAGGGAGTTAAACTGCTCTAGGTAACACATAAGAGGGGTAGAAGGGGGAAGTAAGGAGCTGGTATCTTAGGAAGAGCACGGAGTTAAGAGGGTTGTGTGTTACCAGTGTTTTCCTCTTTGGGATACCTGCCTCCCACTGCTGTGTGCAGTAATGAAAAATTGTAAGCTGTGTGCTGAAAAAGTTAGTAAAACATCTCCACCGTCAAACTACAGAATGAATAAGTTTTGACTCAAAATACCTTTTTTTATGAAAGCTAACTGGTTTTTGCACTTTTACTCCctttctttgatttgtttttccccATGAGTGTATATAGACATAGTACCTGTGAACTAAATGTATGCATAGATGCCGTATTATGTAGGTATGATTATCTGGAAATAGGCCTTGCACGAACTAAGACTCACAgaccaagttcacacagctaggaagcgcCTCAGCATTCTTGATTTTATGTCTCATCCTGCATTTCACTGGACCTGTTTTGGTTTGCGCGTATCCTGATGCCAATGAACCACGGATTCTATTAACGTATTCATGATGTAGCCAGCAGAATACTGTATCCATAAGGGCACTTAGTCCATTCTCAGTTGCTTGTAGACTGCTCATTCCACTTCCTAAACCTTAGGCTGGCTTTTTCTTATTGGTAGGCATAGACTCATAGAGAGCTGCCTTCTGACACTCCAATACTTgacttctgaaaatatttaagcataaaccaaatatatataacaGTAGATCTTCATTTGATATGAAATATATCCTAAAATCAAACATATATGACTACTGGATGAATTGCTATTTCTGTCTGCAACACCGTTTCTTTATTATTGACACAGATTATCAAGAATAGACTGCCCTCAGTGTTGATAACTAAATTGACTTCTGTATTCCTAAATGCAGTACAAAGTGCTTTACCCAAGTGTCCTAATTTAGAGAGAGGTTGGTGGGAAACATCCAGTTTACAGAAGCCCTTCTAAATGGTAAGATAGAACTCTCCCACACAAATGAGTATTTTTAACTAACCTGAGATAAAAATAGTATATCAAATGTTCCCTTAGAGAAGAGGTTGTGTACAGGAACTCTCATTTGCCAAACTCCCACATGAGTTCAAACCCAGGATTATAGGCAACAGCTATGTTTGCCATCCTTAAAGCCATTCCTCATATTTAAGAATAcatgggaacttccctggtggcgcagtggttgagaatccacctgccagtgcaggggacacaggttcgagccctggtccgggaagatcccacatgctggggagcaactaagcccatgcaccacaactactgagcctgtactctagagcccgtgagccacaactactgagctctggcgccacagctactgaagcccgcgcaccacagcgaagagtaacccccgctcgtagcaattagagaaagcccacggccagcaacgaagacccaatgcagccaaaaataaataaatttataaagaaaagaataaatgcatTTTGCGACCTATGGTTTCTGAGTACAGGGTCTGGTATAAGCTTAGGGAGATAGAGGCTGCTGTGTACGTGCAGTGAACCTGCCTAGCACTGTGTGGACAATCCACAAAGactgctgaatgaaagaagtaaTGAATTAATGCATGCAACAATGTCAGTGTTTCATTTGCTAATCTGTTTACTTATGTTCTCTGTGTGGTACTTATTGTATCATTGGAAACAACATGACATGATCaaatgccttctttggaaaataacacgacaacacaaaacaaaacaaggggaCCATTTTGGATACTTATTTGAGAAAACCTAAATGAACATTGATAATGGctctagaaatgcaaattaatcaaaTAGGATAGTGTCCCAAATATTTAaacctttattttattgatatttattaataaacatcacagaagagaaagacattcaagagacaaaaaggaggtaaatagaaatatttactatttttagtcTCATTAAAAACATTCCTATCCGTTGTATTTGCTGtatgttaaatgaatattttttatatagagACAACAAGGATATATTTGCTCGAGAGAAAGAAGTAAACAGACATTCAGTTCCACTGGAACTCCTAAATGGAAAGCTGTTGAGAAGGATTTTCCTAATACTGTGTTAATTAATTGACTCTGATCAGAAGCCAAATCAGGAATTTCATAATGAAGATGAAATATACCAGCTGCCTGCAAACACATGTATCCATGCACTATCACTGTTTCAAAATTCAGGCTGAAGGAAAATAACTTACCGGACACAAGAGTAATGAGAATCTTAGCACCGGTAGCTAAGAGACTATGGAAGAATTTCAGGGTGCCTGGGATGTCTTTTACATAATACAGCATCTAGAagtgaaggaagagagaaacgAGATGCTTTTCTATGTCAATGTCTTTGTCGCTTGGACTAAATACTCACTAGAAGGTTTGATGTTCAAGTTGAGTGGATTTTTATTCaacaaaacacttaagaaatttaaaaattaaagatgttatATATAGACATAGAATAatagtgtgagaaaatatttggggagAGGGGAAACTATGGTATTTACTCAACTAGAGTCAAACAGCTTAAACTTTACTCTTTCTGGCTTCATTAACACAGACATTTATAGCTCGAGACAGTCTGCATTCCACATGGGGGCACTGAATTCTAATGCTCACTTTATATTTTGTGAGTTTTAGTAGTTCTGGGCAAAAATGGTGCTGGCACCGTAGAAACATTCCATTTCATGGAGCGTTGCTTTAAAATTAAGCCCTTTGCACTAGCTTCACCGTAGGCtcacagatgatttttttaaaatcatggaaaATGTGACAGGTTTTGATGTTGACAGATTCTCTAGGGAAATGGACTGGATAAAGCCTAAAGTTACATGCATGGTTCCAGGGTGCTAGGAGTCagcccacccttttttttttttttaatagatctttattggagtataattgcttcacaataccgtgttagtttctgttgcacaacaaagcgaatcagccataagCCTacctatgtccccatatcccctccctcccatcctccctatcccacccctctagatggtcacaaagcacccagctgatctccctgtgctatgcggctgcttcccaccagccaactattttacattcggtagtgtatatatgtcgatgctactctcactttgccccagctttgccctcccaccctgtgtcctcaagtccattctctatgtctacctctttattcctaccctgcaactaggttcaccagtagcttttttttttttaatattccatatatatgtgttagcatacggtatttgtttttctctttctgacccagagtgaagtaagcccaCCCATTTTTAATAACTGAACCATCTCTGGTGAAGGTGAAGTGCAGGGAGAGAGAGGTCTTTCCACTCAACACGATAGAGCTTGGAATTAAAGATTGGCAGTAGAAAATTTTCCCTAAGGACTTACATCCCTGGAACCTACCCCCATAGACACTTCTTA
Proteins encoded in this region:
- the HNMT gene encoding histamine N-methyltransferase isoform X1 translates to MASSMKSLFSDHSRYVESFRRFLNNSTEHQCMQQFMDEKLPGIIARIGDTKSEIKILSIGGGAGEIDLHILSKVQAQYPGVSINTEVVEPSTEQISKYKELVAKTSNLENIKFTWHKETSSEYQNRMMEKKELQKWDFIHMIQMLYYVKDIPGTLKFFHSLLATGAKILITLVSGTSGWDKLWKKYGSHLPRDDLCQCVTSSDLMQMLDKLGIKYECYDLLSTMDISDCFIDGNENGDLLWDFLTETWNFSTTAPPDLKAEIMKDLQEPEFSVKKEGKVLFNNSLSFIVAEA
- the HNMT gene encoding histamine N-methyltransferase isoform X2, with protein sequence MASSMKSLFSDHSRYVESFRRFLNNSTEHQCMQQFMDEKLPGIIARIGDTKSEIKILSIGGGAELVAKTSNLENIKFTWHKETSSEYQNRMMEKKELQKWDFIHMIQMLYYVKDIPGTLKFFHSLLATGAKILITLVSGTSGWDKLWKKYGSHLPRDDLCQCVTSSDLMQMLDKLGIKYECYDLLSTMDISDCFIDGNENGDLLWDFLTETWNFSTTAPPDLKAEIMKDLQEPEFSVKKEGKVLFNNSLSFIVAEA
- the HNMT gene encoding histamine N-methyltransferase isoform X3, which produces MKSHQLRDYLGLPLSAQGPSSERTEGEIDLHILSKVQAQYPGVSINTEVVEPSTEQISKYKELVAKTSNLENIKFTWHKETSSEYQNRMMEKKELQKWDFIHMIQMLYYVKDIPGTLKFFHSLLATGAKILITLVSGTSGWDKLWKKYGSHLPRDDLCQCVTSSDLMQMLDKLGIKYECYDLLSTMDISDCFIDGNENGDLLWDFLTETWNFSTTAPPDLKAEIMKDLQEPEFSVKKEGKVLFNNSLSFIVAEA